One window of the Deltaproteobacteria bacterium genome contains the following:
- a CDS encoding TldD/PmbA family protein, producing the protein MRELPVPEILSALLSRGGEYGELFREEVVSLSVLLEDGRVERVVSGADAGIGVRLLFRGRTYYAYTNDHSAEALLSLAGDLSRHADAGGVPVSVPGSPTAAAGPTVVRIPPGSRDIAWKVGLVREIDRAARGYSSGIRQVRATYGESRRTVEVAAHPGVFAAEEQNYGVLAVQCVAGNGAGLTMGYESAGGTGGLEFLDGGVPETLARKAAGRATRALRAAKLPGGRMPVVLSSEAGGTMVHEAIGHGLEADLALRGMSVYKDRMGERIGSPLVSIADDATLPGKRGSFGMDDEGTPGRRTVLVEKGILKGFLHDRLSSMREGGSPTGNGRRESYRHKPIPRMTNTLILPGETPPGDVLAGVGHGLLVLKMGGGQVNTVTGDFMFEVAEGYRIEGGRQGEPVRGATITGNGPEVLSMIDRVGSDLGFGIGTCGKDGQGVPVGDAQPTLSIGPPYITVG; encoded by the coding sequence CTGCGCGAACTGCCCGTTCCGGAAATCCTTTCCGCCCTGCTCTCCCGGGGCGGAGAGTACGGCGAGCTGTTCCGCGAGGAGGTCGTCTCCCTGTCCGTCCTGCTGGAGGACGGGCGCGTCGAACGGGTGGTCTCCGGGGCGGACGCCGGGATCGGCGTCCGGCTCCTCTTTCGCGGGAGGACCTACTACGCCTACACGAACGACCACTCCGCGGAGGCGCTCCTCTCCCTGGCGGGGGACCTGTCCCGCCACGCGGACGCCGGCGGCGTGCCCGTTTCCGTCCCGGGGTCTCCCACGGCGGCGGCGGGCCCGACCGTCGTCCGGATCCCTCCCGGTTCGCGCGATATCGCCTGGAAAGTCGGCCTGGTGCGGGAGATCGACCGGGCGGCCCGGGGATATTCGTCCGGGATCCGGCAGGTCCGCGCGACGTACGGGGAATCGAGGCGGACGGTGGAGGTCGCCGCGCATCCCGGCGTGTTCGCGGCGGAGGAGCAGAATTACGGGGTCCTGGCGGTGCAGTGCGTCGCAGGGAACGGCGCCGGGCTGACGATGGGGTACGAGTCCGCAGGGGGGACCGGGGGGCTCGAGTTCCTCGACGGCGGCGTCCCGGAGACGCTCGCGCGCAAGGCGGCCGGGCGCGCGACGCGGGCGCTGCGTGCAGCGAAACTCCCCGGGGGGCGGATGCCCGTGGTGCTCTCCTCGGAGGCGGGCGGCACGATGGTCCACGAGGCGATCGGGCACGGGCTGGAGGCGGACCTCGCGCTGCGCGGGATGTCGGTCTACAAGGACCGGATGGGGGAGCGGATCGGATCGCCCCTCGTGTCGATCGCGGACGACGCCACCCTTCCCGGAAAGCGGGGTTCGTTCGGGATGGACGACGAGGGAACGCCGGGACGCCGGACCGTGCTCGTGGAGAAGGGGATCCTGAAGGGGTTCCTGCACGACCGCCTGTCGTCGATGCGGGAGGGGGGATCCCCGACGGGGAACGGGCGGCGCGAGTCGTACCGGCACAAGCCGATCCCCCGGATGACGAACACCCTGATCCTGCCGGGGGAGACCCCCCCGGGAGATGTACTCGCGGGCGTCGGCCATGGGCTGCTCGTCCTGAAGATGGGGGGCGGGCAGGTGAACACCGTGACCGGGGACTTCATGTTCGAGGTCGCGGAGGGGTACCGGATCGAGGGAGGCCGGCAGGGCGAGCCGGTTCGCGGCGCCACGATCACGGGGAACGGCCCGGAGGTGCTGTCGATGATCGACCGGGTCGGGTCGGACCTGGGGTTCGGGATCGGCACGTGCGGCAAGGACGGGCAGGGGGTTCCGGTCGGGGACGCCCAGCCCACCCTCTCGATCGGTCCTCCCTACATCACCGTGGGGTGA